In Anthonomus grandis grandis chromosome 6, icAntGran1.3, whole genome shotgun sequence, one DNA window encodes the following:
- the LOC126737652 gene encoding piggyBac transposable element-derived protein 4-like: MPSEYQAIDGSMIRFKGRSSIRQHMPMKPIKRGYKVWVRSDETRFMSQFQIYTGKVSNLTEKSLGARVIKGYKGFFNSVELQNSLLLEGIYACGTARKNRKNMPNDLRDDKHLKRGESDYRVSTGGIGYLRVALKWMDRKSVLFISHFHYPANLETASRRKKDGSKEDVECPSLVNDYNQHMGYVDKFDMLKSLYEIDRKSRKWWHRFFFLVLCGCYSH, from the coding sequence ATGCCAAGTGAGTACCAAGCCATAGACGGATCTATGATACGATTCAAAGGAAGAAGCAGCATTCGACAACACATGCCGATGAAACCGATCAAGAGGGGATACAAGGTATGGGTAAGAAGTGACGAAACAAGATTTATGTcgcaatttcaaatttatacgGGTAAAGTTTCAAATCTTACTGAAAAATCCTTAGGTGCCAGGGTTATAAAGGgttataaaggtttttttaactCGGTTGAACTGCAAAACAGTTTACTGTTGGAAGGCATTTATGCATGTGGAACCGccagaaaaaatagaaaaaatatgccAAACGACTTGCGTGACGATAAGCATTTGAAAAGAGGAGAATCGGACTATCGGGTATCTACAGGAGGAATCGGGTATCTACGGGTAGCCTTGAAGTGGATGGATAGAAAAAGCGTTctttttatttcacattttcaCTATCCTGCCAACCTGGAAACTGCCTCCAGAAGAAAAAAAGACGGCTCTAAAGAAGATGTAGAATGCCCATCACTTGTTAACGATTATAACCAGCACATGGGGTACGTCGACAAGTTTGACATGTTAAAGTCACTGTATGAAATAGATAGGAAGTCACGAAAATGGTggcaccgatttttttttttggtactttgTGGATGCTACAGTCATTAA